Proteins from a single region of Bradyrhizobium diazoefficiens:
- a CDS encoding Crp/Fnr family transcriptional regulator: MPQDKTGDPRQQPGNKLSVLRKHPIFADLEPDALDQLCRYAKHTTVKRGATIAAKGDPGNNLFAVISGTVKISSSSPDGRNAILNLIGPGEIFGEIAVLDGAPRSADATANTSCELYIIDRRDFLPFVKSQPALAMKFIELLCARLRWTSQQVEQVILQDLPGRLASALLGLTEERKLDSGSGTLTITQQEISEMVGMTRESINKQLRAWSGRNWVRLEHGAIVVLDTDALRELAESGLGE, translated from the coding sequence GTGCCTCAGGACAAGACCGGCGACCCCCGGCAGCAACCGGGCAACAAACTGTCGGTTCTGCGCAAGCATCCGATCTTTGCAGATCTGGAGCCGGACGCGCTCGATCAGCTATGCCGCTACGCCAAGCACACGACGGTCAAGCGCGGTGCGACGATCGCTGCCAAGGGCGACCCCGGCAATAACCTGTTCGCGGTGATCTCCGGAACCGTGAAGATTTCCTCCTCGTCGCCCGATGGCCGCAATGCCATTCTCAATCTGATCGGTCCCGGCGAAATCTTCGGCGAGATCGCCGTGCTTGATGGTGCGCCGCGGTCGGCGGATGCGACTGCCAACACCAGTTGCGAGCTCTACATCATCGACCGCCGCGACTTCCTGCCTTTCGTGAAGAGCCAGCCGGCGCTCGCGATGAAATTTATCGAATTGCTCTGCGCACGGCTGCGCTGGACAAGCCAGCAGGTCGAGCAGGTGATCCTGCAGGATCTACCGGGCCGGCTCGCGAGCGCGCTGCTCGGTCTAACCGAGGAGCGCAAGCTCGACTCCGGCAGCGGCACACTCACCATCACGCAGCAGGAGATCAGCGAGATGGTGGGGATGACGCGCGAGAGCATCAACAAGCAATTGCGCGCCTGGTCCGGACGAAACTGGGTGCGGCTCGAGCACGGCGCCATCGTCGTGCTCGA